aaaacaaataaagggcaattactcagtaattagctaatgtagagttatggttcttgaacactgcacttcctctcattgtgctttaccattgcatgaagttccaatgaattccatccagtacttttcaagttatactccggacaaacaaaagtaacaaagggcaataactcagtaataagcaagaatagagttatggttattgtacactgcacttcctctcattatgctctatcattgtatgaagtttaatccaattccatcgaGTAGTTGTTAAGTTATGCTcaggacaaggtaaattgcaacggaccgaccgacaaaccgaccgacggaccacagggtgactccaatatacccccttcaaacttcgtttgttgGGGGTATAATTGGCAATGTTGTAGGGACATGTAAATTAGTTTCTgtaataaaataagttattacaaaattacatacatgtgtgtgtgtgcgcgcgtgtgtgtgtgtgtgtgtgcagcGTGTGCATTTGTGAAAGTAGGCTTTTTACCCTGCCAATGGGGCTACATACATTTGTACTTTGAGATTTCTGTAGCCAAATCCAGACTTCTGTAGCCCCACAGCTTACAGAAAAACATTGGACAAAACTATGAGTACTTTTTATGATTTTAGACAAGGaataatataaaaactattcagtatgttattttattcagaactttaaAGATGCAAGTATTGGTTGGTCCTGTCAATCTGTGTTCAGTATTCAGaaatcctcggccattttccaccAAAACTGTTCTAAACACCACTGTTTTCTATGGAAAAACggccgaggagctccaaatGATTACCCGTAAGTAGGTAAATGGTGTCGAAGTAAACATTGACCtgacatatttttaatcaacaaGCCTGATGATTTCATCACCAGTCAGGCTATCCTAAATAATTTTTTCTTAGCCTGGGTAATTTTTTAGTCGCCTCTGGCGATCGGGCTACCGTTAATTTCGCACACTGTATATGTAAAGATTTTACAGGATTTTGAAAATGAGATAACCAGAATAGAAGCAAAATTTACAGattctgtaaaaaaaactcGAGTATATGTTGGTTTCCAATCTCTTCCTGACTTTTAGTTTGTTGAtttgtttaacttatttaagCTGAAACACAGAAATCTCATTGCTCCGACCTCCAACTATGATACTGTGTCTAGTAAACAATACTGCGCAAGGTTTGTAAAGTACATCTGCCAAGGTGGCCAGTTTGTGTTTGCCCTCCTTGTCCACCTGGGTCACTTTGTGGGACAGCTGTGAGCAGACAAACACATGTCCTCCATCACTCACACACACTGAAATAGGCAGATCAAAGTCCGGGTCCTGAAGAGTTGACAGAATGTTCCCACTTGTGTCAATGGTGATgagtttgtttgtgtgtaaagCTGGAATGTAGATGTTGGTGCCATCTCTGCTCACTGTAAATCTGCCCACTGCGACTCTGGCACTATTGTCTTCGTATATCTTTTTCACTAGCTGACCTGACATTGTGTACTGGTAAATGGCTGTCAAGGATCCTACATACAGGTTACCATTGTGATGGGCAATACCGAAACAAAAATGTGGAATTGTCAACTTCCTTGTTACACCAATTGTACCACCAGTCACAGTGATGAAGTGCACACCTTTGTTACCGGCACCTAGAGTTACAGCAGCTTCATTTCCAGCAATGTGACAGACATGGTTTGGCGCAGGAATAAGCTTACATGAGGCCACCTGATAGTGGGAGTTCAGCAGCTTTAATTTGCTGTTGTCTGTGATCAAGATATCTCCTCCAGGCATCTCACATAAACCATTTACTTTGCATTCACTATCACTGAGCAATTTTACAgagtattttgaactgtttttggtcgtaaaaacaaagtttgggtGTTGATATGGATCTTTGACAGGAATTCCTTCAATTTTTCCAAGTGTGTTTAATCCGGAAAGAAACTGTTTGATCCCGGGATCGGCCTGGAATGTAAGTGATATGTCAGGCTTAATGGACAGTTCCTGTAGCATGTTCTCTGCTTCTCTCATCTTGTGCTTGCATTTTTTGAAGGCTATAAAGAAGGTGTTGTCATCTTGCTGGGGTGAGATTATTTTTAAGCAAGTATTTAGTGTGTCAGTGAGCTGAGTGCATTTGTTTATGTCCTCCTGTAAGAAATCATCTGCCTCATGGAGCTGTTCTTGTAAGATGTCATTGGTCTTTTTCTCTATTTCATCAAACTTGTCATTCACTTTTTTCCTGAGTGACTTGATTTCTGCAAGCAATGTATTCCCGGAGTCTTTGAGAGACTGTTTGTTGTGTGTCCTCTTCCTGGTGATTTCTTGAAGCCtgtgatttatgttttgtacatCAGGTGGCAGTTTTATGTAGTCAGTTTGTTTCTTCAATCCATCGGCTAGATCAGGAACATGCTTGATGCTTTGACACATTCTGAAAAttgtgaatgttttattttctgagcTCTCACAGCATGAACATTATTCCGTatgctttttatgcccccgaaggtgggcatattaaaatcgcaccttccgt
The sequence above is drawn from the Mya arenaria isolate MELC-2E11 chromosome 14, ASM2691426v1 genome and encodes:
- the LOC128218564 gene encoding uncharacterized protein LOC128218564 isoform X2, producing the protein MGYAGLSPIEACDKHGDKKLELLCEDHDELCCHICVSLTHRMCQSIKHVPDLADGLKKQTDYIKLPPDVQNINHRLQEITRKRTHNKQSLKDSGNTLLAEIKSLRKKVNDKFDEIEKKTNDILQEQLHEADDFLQEDINKCTQLTDTLNTCLKIISPQQDDNTFFIAFKKCKHKMREAENMLQELSIKPDISLTFQADPGIKQFLSGLNTLGKIEGIPVKDPYQHPNFVFTTKNSSKYSVKLLSDSECKVNGLCEMPGGDILITDNSKLKLLNSHYQVASCKLIPAPNHVCHIAGNEAAVTLGAGNKGVHFITVTGGTIGVTRKLTIPHFCFGIAHHNGNLYVGSLTAIYQYTMSGQLVKKIYEDNSARVAVGRFTVSRDGTNIYIPALHTNKLITIDTSGNILSTLQDPDFDLPISVCVSDGGHVFVCSQLSHKVTQVDKEGKHKLATLADVLYKPCAVLFTRHSIIVGGRSNEISVFQLK
- the LOC128218564 gene encoding uncharacterized protein LOC128218564 isoform X1, with protein sequence MASNFESVEHASDLIHDFVCSPCKDDGLNNEAKFFCDECKKYYCNNCVLLHNKLFRTHSVLGRQDVSKWMGYAGLSPIEACDKHGDKKLELLCEDHDELCCHICVSLTHRMCQSIKHVPDLADGLKKQTDYIKLPPDVQNINHRLQEITRKRTHNKQSLKDSGNTLLAEIKSLRKKVNDKFDEIEKKTNDILQEQLHEADDFLQEDINKCTQLTDTLNTCLKIISPQQDDNTFFIAFKKCKHKMREAENMLQELSIKPDISLTFQADPGIKQFLSGLNTLGKIEGIPVKDPYQHPNFVFTTKNSSKYSVKLLSDSECKVNGLCEMPGGDILITDNSKLKLLNSHYQVASCKLIPAPNHVCHIAGNEAAVTLGAGNKGVHFITVTGGTIGVTRKLTIPHFCFGIAHHNGNLYVGSLTAIYQYTMSGQLVKKIYEDNSARVAVGRFTVSRDGTNIYIPALHTNKLITIDTSGNILSTLQDPDFDLPISVCVSDGGHVFVCSQLSHKVTQVDKEGKHKLATLADVLYKPCAVLFTRHSIIVGGRSNEISVFQLK